The genomic stretch TAACATTGAAATGTTCAAGTTTTAATCATATAAGAACTAAAAACTACAGTAAAGCTACAGTAGCACAAACAAAAACCTTGAGAATCCCTTCCCTTTATTCCCCCCCAAATACTTAAAAATAAATTCCAGCATGTTTACATAACATAtaattaaaatactttttgtcAAAAGTAAACTTTCATGACGACAAACCTCATTTATGCTGCCTCCACAGGTCATCATAGCGTTGGTGTTcagttattcagctacatgAAATGTAGTCAGTAACACAGTACTGTACATCAAGGTGCATTGCTTACTGACAAAATATGGACCACATGGCACTGACTTACTAATACATATAGCATCATTACACTATTAAAAGTTAAGGCTGTTTATAATGTAAATGTCACATATGAATAGATAAGAATGCCCTTTCGGCAGAAAATAGAAACACTAGCATGAGTTCATGTGTTGCACCCCCTATCGTTAAGAATGTGCAACTGCAGCTTTCCTTAATAAAGCCCATTttagaagcacacacacacacacacacacacacacacacacacacacacacaacaatcagTAACAACAATCAGTAACAACAATCAGTGCAGTTCTTACATTCTGTCAATTTACAATGCACTTGTTGATTGTCTTGCACCTAAAACAATAAATGCAATAAATTCAACGTCATGACATGGTTGCCAAGTAACTACAAGATCATGCATTTTCTTGAATGCACTACCTCTGCATGGACATAATGGAATCTGTGCCTGGATTTCTTACTTGAACCTTCTTAGCTGCTAGCGGAGCGGTCCGGCCCAGACGGAGCTCGTCCGGGACAGATGGAAGACTCGTGCTGCAGGGGAGTGCGTCTGGGGAAAAAAGTGTGCTGGAAGTCGTAGTTGAGTAGGCAGCTGATGGACGCCATATAGATGTCGGCGAAGCGCGACAGGCGCCGTGAGAAGTAGGTGGGGTTGTGGTAGGTGCGGAAGAGACTCCCAAACTGAGGGTTGAACATGTCCTTGGTGTGCGGCCTGGTGGAGGAAGAACACATCAGGTCAAGGGAAAGGGATTggcttgaaaacaaaaaaatcaatcaaaacagCATCTTTTGGTTGGGTTCTTAGTAGGATTACTACCCAAAAATTACACAATTCAATGTTGCATGTGAGGACACTTGCCATTTGAGTCACAGTGAAACCGTTTTTTGTGTCAATATTAATATGTCACTCTCTTCCTATAGTAGGTGCTCTCGCTTCCAGGTCTATAAATAACATCACCACTATATACATGTATTATTGTGCAGTACAGTAtttcctcatttattgcggttaattggttccagaccctaccgtgactagtgaatttccatgaattaggattccttctttataaatggaatatttcgtacagcatagaaaactggtttacaacattctaaatatgtttttaagattattagagccctctagacatgaaataacacccctaaagtcaccctTGCacctgtattacccaatacagtacacttaattacagaaaataagacattgaaGACATAGggtagactcacatgttagcattgggagtgtTCCCTCAGCGTACTTCCTGTAGTGACTATTGTTGCCATTgtgccatttttatccttgaaaatgcttaatttaggccaagaatacgtaccatttaattaaatgtgcatattattTGAAAACCCTAAAGTCAGTACAGTCAGCCTTTGCTACAATGTGATTcaaatttcattcattttattattcaaaaaatattgaaagacaagtcatgtagtattctggtcacaacTAGGCgtacagtaatgttacattgacgcaacgtgacctgcttgaatgactatcgccctatagcactcactcctattgttatgaagtgctttgaaagattagtcatgacccacatcaaaaagagcatcccggcggcaaccgtggaccctctacagtttgcatatcgccagaaccggtccacggatgatgcagtcaacactgccatccacacagccctttctcacctacagggccaggacacatacgtcagaatgctatttatagactatagctctgcattcaatacagtcagcccccacaaactcacagataagctcctcacacttggcctgtctccctccctctgtaactgggtgtttaactttctcacaggcaggccccagtcagtcagagtccacaaccgcacatccagctcaagaattgtgagcactgggaccccacaggggtgtgtgctgagtccactcctctacacgctcttcacctacgattgcgtggcctcccagaacaacaccagcatcattaaatttgcagatgacactacagtcatcggactgatcactggtggtgttgaaacatcatacagaagagaggtggcggacctcatagcttggtgtcgtgataacaatctccttctcaatacagataagactaaagagatgatcatcgacccaagaacaagggaaaaggagccgcatagacccctgtttattgatgagactgaggtggagagggtgaaaaccttcaagttccttggcacacacatcagcgaggacctcacctggtctcacaacacccaacaaattctgaagaagtcccaaaggagactgtacttcctgagaagactgaggaaatttggcatgtccaccacaatcctgagttgcttctacagatgcactatcgaaagtgtccttaccgcctccatcactgtttggtacggtaactgtacaacacgtgataggaaggcactccagcgggtgatcaagacctcacagaacattgttggggcagccctccccacactgcaagacatttatacatctagagtcctacgcagaacacacaacctcatcaaggacagcacacatccacaacactcactattcacactcctaccgtcaggcagacgctacaggagtttgaagtccaggaccacaaggctggcaaacagtttttacccacaggccatcaggctcctcaacgaagcactcgcacacgccgcacgcaacacacgcacacactcatagcactttatttatttatttatttgtattatttacttgtattaatgtctcgtctgttgttgttgcttaatttattggtatatatgtttatgtgtttatgtttcttatgttcttattctttcatttgttttctttcttttcttgggagaatgaacagaataagattttcattgcatggtataactgctgttttaccatgcacatgacaataaaactctcttgaatcttgaatctcttgaatcttgatgaGATATTACCTGCAttaagtcagccatggatgagtccgacatgacatagtgaaaaaaagttctcctcccattccgtgtggaagtggtatgtttttggctttttactttgtccttcttccccactcagtttcaaacctattcttaagtttagtataaataaattaaattatcgGAGGCTGATtagttagcttggtagattGCTATGGTTAAAGCGGCGGCGGCGGCCATCTCTTctgtcacttcagagatcccgtagcctgcgcataagcGGTGCacacaaagctagcagtatttCCGAAGTGTATGTCTATGTATGGCAGATTAATGTTAGATTGGCTGtcctgtatatcaatcaagtgacaaacgtcatagtgaggatggatgatctcaTGGATGATCTCATCTTTCTTTCATGCCATGCGATTGACCCACATTACATTCAAGATACtaaaacaaggaactttcccaatgccaACGGTGAGTTACgtgttattattgcttatcatgtctactatattaggtaatatgagtatacagatgactataggggtgttatttaatgtctacagggctccaataatgttaaaaactgtttttagaaggtcataaacaggttttctactttCTAACCACGAAAATatgaaatgtattaatattgaatcctactttgcggaaattccccTATTGCGGTCAACGCTGGAACCTATTAATCGCGataagcgagggacgactgtatctcaTCTAACATGAATAATGTGAATATTGTAAAAAggtttattattatacagtattgtactggTGTTGCACACTAACCAGTAAATGAACTACAAAGTCTTCCTGAGCCTTTAAATGGTCTCTTAGTCTGAACTGAAAACAAATGAACTTTTTCATTCTAACAAACAAACCCAATCGGACGGAGGCAATAAAACAGTTACCTCATGGCTTCTCGCTCTCGTATCCACTCCTCCACCACAGCTTGAGAGGCAGCATCTCTGTATACCTATGTGTTCGCAGAGAGCAGAAAATGTACCGGATGTAAACGGAAGATATAAACATGGCACACGGATTCAAAGTGACATCTGCTGACCTGCATCTGTTCAATGAGGCCAGTCAGCGCCTGCATCCAGCTCATCATGTGCGCATACTGCTCTGTGTTCATGATCTTGATTTCCTTCCTCAGCTCGGGGATGATGGCTCCTGTCCTCCAGCCGTGCTTCAGGGTTAGATCCTGATGAGGACGAGACAAGCCTTAAAGAATGTATGAGGGTTTATCTATAATAGCGTGGCGATATCTGTGTGTGGTAGAAAAAGTATATGCACAGTGTACTGTACCCTGCTATATTGTCCATATAATTATTTGCTGCATTTTGATTAGCATAGTTTCACTCACAACTTCAAGAGCAAAACTTTTTCCTGTTACATTCTTGCACCCACGGTTGACCGATAATGCAGTAATTCagaaccaaaaacaataattatgcaaatgtattaacttTTTGCTCTACTCATTTATGCTCACAGCCACTAGTGGGTTTATCTGCATGGTGTCTGCATTGCTGTTATGTACTGTGATGTATTAACCAGCatttcattgatttattgatttttgcAATGACATCTAACacaaggccgcacggtggtatGCTagccacagtcaggaggtcgggaagatctgggttcgaatctccgttgttCGAATCtccatctgtgtggagtttgcatgttctccccttgcgtgggttttctccgggtactccggtttcctcccacattccaagaaaaaacatgcatgttaggttaactggcaactctaaattgtccataggtatgaatgtgagagttgtttgtctttatgtgccctgcgattggctggcaaccagtccagggtgtatcctgcctctcacccaaagtcagctgggataggttccagcatacacgcgaccctcgtgaggataagcagcatagacgatggatggatggattctaaCATGATTTATGATTGCACTGTTAACAAATTATAAGACAAAAGAGCTTGTCTAATTTGACAAAGGAATAtccatgttttaaaaatataagaacCTAAAACTTGCATCGTGCAAGAgtgaaaaatactgaaaaaaagaTCACAACAAGCGCTgataaacctgcaaaaaaagttggaaaggaacatttttttctgcatctcTCCAGGAATTTGGTGATGTTAAGAAACTAGCAGTAATGACCGAAGCACAAACCCACTCCATACATTCAGAACAGAGACCTGTCGTCGGTGTACactacacacacgcagacacacacgaTGCTCCATCTTCCTAAATAAGCCAGGCAACATGCTTGACAGCTGGCCACCAGCCACCAGGCAAGGCATTGTGCCAGAGATGTTAACTCTGCCTTTCATTAACATCACTTACAGCTGATCAGACGCTCGTTCGCATATTAATGATGCTGTTGTTGCTGAAAAACTAATGATGGCCACTTTAGGCTCAAAGACGGCTGATGGCCACTCGCCAGGCTGCACGTTTAGATAAGCTGCAATGACAATAATGGCGGTAAATTGTGTATACTGTGTATGCTGTATATATGCCTGGGGATTCTCATTAAAGTGGCTGTAAATtacatgtacatactgtatgcagtatATGCCAGGGGACCCTCATTAAAGTGCTCGACATCCAACAAACCAACGCAGCACTACTTCGCTGGTCTTCCTGTTCTCTCTCACAACACTccaccactgtacagtatgtctttgaATAtggaaaactgcagttttcaaacaaaaaatatgataaGACTAGAGCATAGCATCATAACAATCCACAGATATTGTGCAAGTACGCCCCCAAGTGGCTCTGAGCTCTGCTGCCGCAAAaatctcgtttttttttttaagccacaaTGGCTGGACTGTCATTGGTCACGTAGTTAATACAGATACATTTATTATCTTTAATTGAATTGTCACAAAGTGATGCcagcacaaaaaataaaatcacaaataagtttttaagttattttaaaatacatacatctttataaaaatgttgtctattttaggggggcatattattttgaatttattgctTTGTTgactccatccattcatcctctACCGCTTACCCGAGGCCGAGTTGCGGGGGTAGCAGCCTAAGTAGGGAAAACCAGACctccctctccctggccacttcaTCCAGCCCCTCCTagcgaggcgttcccaggccagttaacAGAGAAAGTGTgaccaacgtgtcctgggtcttctcaGAGGCCTCCTACAGGTCGGACATGGCTTTATTaactttacattatttatattattatattatgctAACTTGCAATTTAGGAGTGCCTCCACAGCACAGTAATGATGTTGTTTGTGTCTTTTCCATGcatgactttcttcaggcttcaggctagTGTTGTTATAGGGCCCCCTATTGCTTTAGCATGCACTTGACAGCCTGTAAATGCATTTTCATAAGGACAAATGATTTTAGAACAACACTGATGGGCACAAAAGGTATAGTTAAGCCCTACATTATTCATGCCTTACACACACAGGGTTCCTGGGGATTTGAGATTTTAAAATTCCATACTTTCTCATACTCTGTCGCTCagcgcagttaattggttccagaccggaccgTGATAGATGAATTTCTgccaaataggattccttatttataaatcaaatattttcgtagttaagagtataaaaaaacctgtttacgaggaaaacagacacgcattcattcacatggcaatgtattgaggccggcaaaatcgagttcatttccatttattgtgtgcttaattaatgaattaattagagtcccaggcctagtgcccacgagacagtttttctgaacgagaaatcttgccacgttttaatctcgcgagatcttgtgacatgagcTCTTGTGACACCACTAGTGTAAGGTATATTCTATATTTAGAGTGGGTTAGTGCGTTGCAGATTATGCTAAATGTTACTAGGATACTTGAGAATGGcgcaaaatgtcaaatgtttttcattaatATCTACAACACAACCTCTTCTTCTTACAACACAACGTCTTCTGCCAATTTCATATGTCATTCCCAGTTTAGAAAATACCGATTTAACATAACCAAATTCAGACAGGATGTGGCATAGATTCTGAAATGCTATCTTATTCTAATCCAATGATGCACAGTTTAAAATGTGTTAGGTTGTGTGTTTGAGTGCTGCTTACTGCTAAGTCGCTGTAGATATGATCACCAAAGTAAAGCACTTTGGAGCCACTCCATCCAGTCAGTCTTAGGAACTCATATAAATTTCCCTGTGATGATTAAAAACACTTATTAAAAATCACACATCCATGTCTCATTGATGTTTATTTCTATTACCAGCACCTGTTTGTAGATCTGTCCTTTTTCCAACCTGTGTATTCGGTCCCACAGCAGAGCACCTTTGTCGGTCACACGCCTGAAAGgtctaaaacacacagaaagaaaCATTACTCACTTTTAATAATGAAGCACTCCATATTTGGGCCACGGCTTCTACAAACAGAGACACACTTACTTTCTCCTGTCATTGAAGAAACTCGGTTTGTCAGCCTGAACTATCACAACATCAAACAGGTCCCTCCAGTCCCTCCCTACGATGTAGTTCATCCCTCGATCCCTGAGGAGGACAAATAATGAGTTGTCACTTTTTATGGCTGCATAATATCTTGTTTACTTCACCACAATGGGACATGCAAGCAGATCAAGTTCAACAAGCCTCGTGCAGGAGCAAATAAGGGAAGTAGATCATATATATTGTGTGGCCTTTAATATTAAGAGACTAACAATTTATATGCATCTATATGGACATGTTGCCTGTAAGCATCACTAATACTATATTCCCTTCACTCTACCACCTCTACTGAACCAAAAAAATGCTTTAGTCAAaaagtggttaaaaaaaaagtgtagtaaAGTAATACGAGCAGTTCATACAGTTAGCATAATTTGCCattgtttggtttattttatttaggttACCAATGTAGGCGAACAACACACATATTAACAACCCTGATGTGCAATGTGTTACTTCCTGTTGGAGAATTCCAGTTTAATTTCTCATTTAATGTAGTCTATTTTAGGTCTGGTATGGGGGGATTTTGGAAGATTCACAACCAAAATTGAGCATGATTCCGATTTTTAATGccattaaataaatactttggGAAAAGATGCCCTTTTTGATGAGCTAAATAAGGTCTCAGCACCCGTACAACGACATATGGAGTATTCCTAATCTCATTCAGATTATTGTAGACCGTGTAGACACCTTTATTGGCACCATTCTTATACATGAGATTTTCAAGTTACAGTTCTGCTCTGTGCTGTGTTCAACACTGGTTTACACTGTCATGAAAACAAGCTATCCTGATTAGGTTAATTGTGTTAATTACAGCCTGTATGTATTAGGACAGTGTGCCTGTATAGTTTagtgtgttattttgttgactTACACAAAGTCAAAGGGGCTGTTTGTGATGAGGAACATCTTCTTCCCATGCTCTGACAACTTCTTCAGCACAGCATGGCTCTGCTCACCGTAGCAAATGTATTTGCCTGGAACACAATAAAAAGATACTGTGTACTCAAgtacgtaataataataacaatgtgttCTTTCTTTAACCATTGTCTGGGCTCAGATGTGCCTGAATCTCTTTTGTGTGcaatgttttataaaaaaaaacaaaaagaagaggaaaattACCAATATCTGCCTCCACCGCTCGGTACATAATACCCTTGACGTGAACATCTCTGATGGCTTcctgtgaggaaaaaaatacagagaCATCATAACAAAGGTGGTGTTGTGTTTAGCATTCAGCTGCATAAGCAAAACTCAAAAGTACATGTGTGAATACAAATTACAGATGAAAAAAGCTGACTTTGAACGACAGCTACTTGAAAGTTATTATAATACAGTCCCAAAGGGTATAAAGAGCTTTTGAAATGTGAAGATTTTCTTCACCAGCATTGCTCATTTAGCAGCAACCATAACACAGTATCACAAAAGTGATACACtcttcacatttcagcatttgTATTGCAGTAAATTaggatatttagacaataatggctgtgtgctgTCACGCTCAGTAAATAGTAAAGCtatactctaaagtatatccaagttttatttctatagtattgacAAGATATCATGAAATGTTCACTGAAACGCTAGGGGTATACTCACTTTTGGGAGATACGGTATACAATAGATCCCCGTTAGGCAAATAAACGCGAGTAATTGAGACTCTCATTAAAATATCTATTTCTGACACTTATAAAGCCTGTATTCCGCCACTGTATGCTACgtcggctcgctcctccccctgtaTGCTCCCCTGCTAGCATgacattgatgttctcctccaatttttaatcaacatttgctataaaagtgacagttgtaattattaggttagattcagctccagaaccctccccgttTTTCTTCAATTGCTCGTACAGATGGAGTTAATAAGCTCAATGCATAGAAGCACAATCCAGGtctaagccctaaatatgcctcacacatttactaaacgcattttaaatgataaaatgtataagtactcaccactaatgaacgaTAATGTCATGGATGGAATCGGATTCACGGTCTAGCCTTTAACCTGGTCATCAAGATAGCGCTACAAACGCAGTTCTGTCTGTTGTGGGGCCATCTCCCTCATAAGTGGTTAGTGGTGGCACGTGGCTCCGCTGCTCTGCAGTCCAATGGGTCGTGGCGGTTAGAAAAGGTGTTGGAAAAGGTGTTTTGTCTCAGCCACATCTACATAATCCACGCTGCCTGCTGTAAGTCCAGTAACGACTTACGATCATATATTACCTTGTGTTCACCTAGCAgcaagttatttattattattattattattatttattactttattatcacgtatttataaattatcacTGACTTAGGGTGAAGAAGACGTGTtttcttctaaaaaaaacagcctatt from Dunckerocampus dactyliophorus isolate RoL2022-P2 chromosome 5, RoL_Ddac_1.1, whole genome shotgun sequence encodes the following:
- the nt5dc3 gene encoding 5'-nucleotidase domain-containing protein 3 is translated as MASLSAPLSCLLTHRVSLQRATRLCCHDLKSSHHRVGVWKRNFGAVDRGRDDLLSRQASSRLTTAYPSSSTVSSSPESLWSVYNETKKNTEDVIPSITSTSVSPDTIFANNEMSLRDIEIYGFDYDYTLAFYSSHLHTLIFNIARDILITKHRYPEGIRNYEYIPNFAVRGLHYDVQKALLMKIDAFHYIQLGTVYRGLHPVPDEEVIAMYEGCHVPLEIMSDFYGKSSHGHSMKQFMDIFSLPEMTLLSCVNDFFMKHNIDYEPVHLYKDVKEAIRDVHVKGIMYRAVEADIGKYICYGEQSHAVLKKLSEHGKKMFLITNSPFDFVDRGMNYIVGRDWRDLFDVVIVQADKPSFFNDRRKPFRRVTDKGALLWDRIHRLEKGQIYKQGNLYEFLRLTGWSGSKVLYFGDHIYSDLADLTLKHGWRTGAIIPELRKEIKIMNTEQYAHMMSWMQALTGLIEQMQVYRDAASQAVVEEWIREREAMRPHTKDMFNPQFGSLFRTYHNPTYFSRRLSRFADIYMASISCLLNYDFQHTFFPRRTPLQHESSICPGRAPSGPDRSASS